The proteins below are encoded in one region of Pseudomonas azadiae:
- a CDS encoding LOG family protein — protein sequence MPYEPNDRLLRHFGENGADLTQQVEAQLQLIAPNSPNIPLYRDMILTVLRMAQDDRNRWNAKITLQAIRELDHAFRVLEQFKDRRKVTVFGSARTPVESPLYSLAREVGAALARSDLMVITGGGGGIMAAAHEGAGLEHSLGFNITLPFEQHANPTIDGTENLLSFHFFFTRKLFFVKEADALVLCPGGFGTLDEALEVLTLIQTGKSPLVPVVLLDAPGGGFWQGALDFIRSQLEANRYILPTDLKLVRLVYSAEEAVEEINRFYANFHSTRWLKREFVVRMNHPLSDKALAHLQDEFASLRLSGEFQQLAYTGEEHDEPRFSHLTRLVFNFNGRDQGRLRELVDYINLPENWAQAQGKAQQRVAQEPA from the coding sequence ATGCCTTACGAACCGAATGACCGCCTGCTTCGACATTTTGGAGAAAACGGAGCCGACCTCACCCAGCAGGTCGAAGCGCAACTCCAACTGATCGCACCCAACAGCCCGAACATCCCCCTGTATCGCGACATGATCCTCACCGTGTTGCGCATGGCGCAGGACGACCGCAACCGCTGGAACGCCAAGATCACCCTGCAAGCCATCCGCGAACTGGACCACGCCTTCCGCGTACTCGAACAATTCAAGGACCGTCGCAAAGTGACGGTGTTCGGCTCGGCACGCACCCCGGTTGAAAGCCCGTTGTACTCACTGGCCCGTGAAGTCGGCGCGGCGCTGGCACGCTCGGACCTGATGGTGATTACCGGCGGCGGTGGCGGCATAATGGCCGCGGCCCACGAAGGCGCCGGGCTGGAACACAGCCTGGGGTTCAACATCACCCTGCCGTTTGAACAGCACGCCAACCCGACCATCGACGGCACCGAGAACCTGCTGTCCTTCCACTTCTTCTTTACCCGCAAGCTGTTCTTCGTCAAGGAAGCCGACGCGCTGGTGCTGTGCCCAGGCGGTTTCGGCACTCTGGATGAGGCATTGGAAGTGCTGACCCTGATCCAAACCGGCAAGAGCCCGCTGGTACCGGTGGTGCTGCTGGACGCACCCGGCGGAGGTTTCTGGCAAGGCGCGCTGGACTTTATCCGCAGCCAGTTGGAAGCCAATCGCTACATCTTGCCCACCGACCTCAAGTTGGTACGCCTGGTCTACAGCGCTGAAGAGGCGGTGGAAGAGATCAACCGGTTTTATGCCAACTTCCACTCCACACGCTGGTTGAAGCGTGAGTTTGTGGTGCGCATGAATCATCCGCTCAGTGATAAAGCACTGGCCCATTTACAGGATGAGTTTGCCAGCCTGCGCTTGAGTGGCGAGTTCCAGCAGCTTGCGTATACCGGCGAAGAACATGACGAGCCGAGGTTCAGCCATTTGACGCGGTTGGTGTTCAATTTCAATGGGCGCGATCAGGGCCGTCTGCGGGAGCTGGTGGACTACATCAACTTGCCGGAGAACTGGGCGCAGGCTCAGGGGAAGGCTCAGCAGCGGGTGGCGCAGGAGCCGGCGTGA
- the recX gene encoding recombination regulator RecX produces the protein MAVVLDTLVAVRRTAMDLLARREHGRVELTRKLRQRGAEPEMIEAALDRLTEEGLLSESRYLESFVSYRARSGYGPARIREELSQRGLQRADIDLALRECSISWQAQLEDTWRRKFSGHLPIDARERAKQGRFLSYRGFSMEMISRLLSGRDMDD, from the coding sequence ATGGCAGTTGTACTCGATACACTCGTCGCCGTTCGGCGCACCGCAATGGACCTGCTCGCTCGCCGCGAGCATGGTCGAGTCGAGCTGACGCGTAAACTGCGTCAGCGCGGCGCGGAGCCCGAGATGATTGAAGCCGCCCTCGACCGTTTGACGGAAGAGGGGCTGCTCTCCGAATCCCGCTACCTTGAAAGTTTTGTCTCCTACCGAGCACGTTCCGGCTACGGCCCCGCACGCATTCGTGAAGAGCTGAGCCAGCGCGGCCTGCAGCGTGCTGACATCGACCTCGCCTTGCGCGAGTGCAGTATCAGCTGGCAAGCGCAGTTGGAAGACACCTGGCGGCGCAAGTTTTCCGGCCATCTTCCGATTGATGCCAGGGAGCGTGCAAAGCAGGGGCGTTTCCTGAGCTATCGCGGATTTTCAATGGAGATGATCAGCCGCTTGTTGAGCGGCCGAGATATGGACGACTGA
- the recA gene encoding recombinase RecA, which translates to MDDNKKKALAAALGQIERQFGKGAVMRMGDHDRQAIPAISTGSLGLDIALGIGGLPKGRIVEIYGPESSGKTTLTLSVIAQAQKMGATCAFVDAEHALDPEYAGKLGVNVDDLLVSQPDTGEQALEITDMLVRSNAIDVIVVDSVAALVPKAEIEGEMGDMHVGLQARLMSQALRKITGNIKNANCLVIFINQIRMKIGVMFGSPETTTGGNALKFYASVRLDIRRTGAVKEGDEVVGSETRVKVVKNKVAPPFRQAEFQILYGKGIYLNGEMIDLGVLHGFVEKSGAWYAYNGSKIGQGKANSAKFLADNPDIAATLEKQIRDKLLTPAPDVKAAANREPVEEVEEADTDI; encoded by the coding sequence ATGGACGACAACAAGAAGAAAGCCTTGGCTGCGGCCCTGGGTCAGATCGAACGTCAATTCGGCAAGGGTGCCGTAATGCGTATGGGCGATCACGACCGTCAGGCGATCCCGGCTATTTCCACTGGCTCTCTGGGTCTGGACATCGCGCTCGGCATTGGCGGCTTGCCAAAAGGCCGTATCGTTGAAATCTACGGTCCTGAATCTTCTGGTAAAACCACCCTGACCCTGTCGGTGATCGCCCAGGCGCAGAAAATGGGCGCCACCTGCGCGTTCGTCGACGCCGAGCACGCCCTGGACCCTGAGTACGCCGGCAAACTGGGCGTCAACGTTGACGACCTGCTGGTTTCCCAGCCGGACACCGGCGAGCAAGCCCTGGAAATCACCGACATGCTGGTGCGCTCCAATGCCATCGACGTGATCGTGGTCGACTCCGTGGCAGCCCTGGTACCCAAGGCTGAAATCGAAGGCGAAATGGGCGACATGCACGTGGGCCTGCAAGCCCGTCTGATGTCCCAGGCGCTGCGTAAAATTACCGGTAACATCAAGAACGCCAACTGCCTGGTGATCTTCATCAACCAGATCCGTATGAAGATCGGTGTGATGTTCGGCAGCCCGGAAACCACCACCGGTGGTAACGCGTTGAAGTTCTATGCTTCGGTCCGTCTGGATATCCGCCGTACCGGCGCGGTGAAGGAAGGTGACGAGGTTGTGGGTAGCGAAACCCGCGTCAAAGTCGTGAAGAACAAAGTGGCCCCGCCTTTCCGTCAGGCCGAGTTCCAGATTCTCTACGGCAAGGGTATCTACCTGAACGGCGAGATGATCGACTTGGGTGTACTGCACGGTTTTGTCGAGAAATCCGGTGCATGGTATGCCTACAACGGCAGCAAGATCGGCCAAGGCAAGGCCAACTCGGCCAAGTTCCTGGCGGACAACCCGGACATCGCTGCCACGCTTGAAAAGCAGATTCGCGACAAGCTGCTGACCCCAGCGCCAGACGTGAAAGCTGCCGCCAACCGCGAGCCGGTTGAAGAAGTGGAAGAAGCTGACACTGACATCTGA
- a CDS encoding lysis system i-spanin subunit Rz, whose protein sequence is MHWLGVYRLIGACLLVALTWQVQAWRYTAQLERVSAAQAQALAQQARAALQRQQAEQEKRLALEQQLNASDQRYARELNDAQRNQAALRDRLATADVRLSVLLDATDTASCAPVPATTTSGSVVHAAPRARLDPAHAQRIIRITDDGDSALIALRACQAYVHAVAR, encoded by the coding sequence ATGCACTGGCTAGGCGTATACCGCCTGATCGGCGCGTGCCTGCTGGTGGCGCTGACCTGGCAGGTGCAGGCCTGGCGCTATACCGCACAGCTTGAACGTGTGTCGGCTGCGCAGGCTCAGGCGCTCGCCCAGCAGGCCCGGGCAGCCCTGCAGCGGCAACAGGCTGAACAGGAAAAACGGCTGGCCCTGGAGCAACAGCTCAATGCCAGCGACCAACGATATGCCCGGGAGTTGAACGATGCGCAACGTAATCAGGCTGCTTTGCGCGACCGCCTGGCCACTGCTGATGTGCGGTTGTCAGTCCTTCTCGACGCCACCGATACCGCCAGCTGTGCCCCAGTGCCCGCCACCACCACCTCCGGCAGCGTGGTTCATGCAGCCCCGCGAGCCCGACTTGACCCGGCGCATGCTCAGCGAATTATCCGCATCACCGACGACGGTGACAGCGCCCTGATTGCCTTGCGCGCCTGCCAGGCTTATGTGCACGCCGTCGCCCGCTAG
- a CDS encoding PA3611 family quorum-sensing-regulated virulence factor: MLRSMLRLVAPSVALALVLPVCAQAASLLEAQMNRKLQSVAAESNKDLPREIDEKTLEVAYTVEGMQLIDHLSVLPDRAEQMRANPKAVYFQLGRSVCTNPGYRELMAKGAVMRYEITENKTNRPVASVKFVEADCPAPVKKKK; this comes from the coding sequence ATGCTGCGTTCCATGCTGCGTCTTGTCGCCCCATCCGTCGCCCTCGCGCTGGTATTGCCCGTGTGCGCCCAGGCGGCCTCGCTGCTGGAGGCCCAAATGAACCGGAAACTGCAAAGCGTCGCGGCGGAGAGCAACAAGGACCTGCCCCGGGAAATCGATGAAAAGACCCTGGAAGTGGCCTACACCGTCGAGGGCATGCAACTGATCGATCACCTGAGCGTGCTGCCCGACCGCGCCGAGCAGATGCGCGCCAATCCTAAGGCTGTCTACTTTCAACTGGGCCGCAGCGTATGCACCAACCCAGGCTATCGCGAGCTAATGGCCAAGGGTGCGGTCATGCGTTACGAAATCACCGAGAACAAGACCAACCGCCCCGTGGCATCGGTGAAGTTCGTGGAAGCGGATTGCCCGGCTCCAGTAAAGAAGAAAAAGTAA
- a CDS encoding CinA family protein produces the protein MKEITQLAADLGRRLQVLNAHVTTAESCTGGGIAEAITQIPGSSAWFEAGYVTYSNRQKTRQLNVPETLFSKVGAVSQEVVEAMVRGAQEKSLARFAVAVSGIAGPDGGSPDKPVGTVWLAFGVGDEVTAELAHFPGNRDEVRRQTVKAALEGLLRRAAAEIDNQG, from the coding sequence GTGAAGGAAATCACTCAACTGGCCGCTGATCTGGGTCGCCGTCTACAGGTACTCAACGCCCATGTCACCACTGCCGAGTCCTGCACTGGCGGCGGTATCGCGGAAGCGATCACACAGATACCGGGGAGTTCGGCCTGGTTCGAAGCGGGCTATGTCACCTATTCCAACCGCCAGAAGACTCGCCAGTTGAACGTGCCGGAAACATTGTTTTCAAAAGTGGGCGCCGTCAGTCAGGAGGTGGTCGAAGCGATGGTCCGTGGCGCGCAGGAAAAAAGCCTGGCACGGTTTGCCGTGGCCGTCAGCGGTATCGCCGGGCCGGACGGCGGTTCGCCCGACAAGCCGGTGGGCACTGTCTGGCTGGCTTTCGGCGTGGGGGATGAGGTCACGGCCGAGCTTGCGCACTTTCCCGGCAACCGCGACGAGGTCCGCCGACAAACGGTAAAGGCCGCGCTGGAGGGCTTGTTGCGACGAGCTGCAGCAGAAATAGACAATCAGGGGTAG